GGATGTACATCCCTCACTTTATCCATTCCCCCTTTTATACCTATGCTTATGCCTTCGGCCACCTCCTTGTCCTCTCCCTTTTTCAAAAATATATGGAGGAAGGGAAGAGATTTGTCCCGAAGTACTTAAACCTTCTCTCCGCAGGAGGCTCAGTGCGTCCTGATGTACTCCTTCAGGAAAAGATGGGTTTAAATATCAAAGACCCTCTCTTCTGGAGAAGGGGACTCGGCCTGCTCGAGAAGATGGTTGGCGAGGCGGAGCGCCTGGCCGACAGGAAATAACAAGAGGTGAATAACATTGTCGAACCTTGAAAACCAATATCAGATTGCCGTCATCGGCCTCGGATATGTCGGCCTCCCCCTGGCGGCAGAATTTGGAAAGCGCTTCAAAACGGTCGGATTCGATATCGACCTGGATCGGATTGAATCCCTGAAAGAAGGCGTGGATACGACCTTGGAGGTCAGTTCTGAAGGCCTGAAATCAGCGATGCGGCTCTCATACACGACAAGTTTGGCCGAACTCAAAGAGTGTAACTTCTTCATTGTGACGGTGCCCACCCCGATTGACAGTTACAAAAGGCCGGACCTGAGCGCATTGATCCGGGCATCTGAATTTGTCGGGGCCGTCTTAAAGAAAAATGATATTGTCGTCTATGAATCGACCGTCTACCCCGGCGTCACGGAGGATATCTGTGTCCCGATCCTGGAGAAGGCCTCCGGTTTGCGCTTCAATCGTGATTTTTTTGCGGGATATTCTCCAGAGCGGATCAATCCAGGAGACAAAGAGCACTCCTTCACACAAATACTAAAGATCGTCTCCGGCTCAACACCCGAGGCCCTGGAGACGATCGACGCCGTTTACCGATCTGTGATCCAGGCTGGAACCTATCGCGCGGAATCGATTCAGGTGGCCGAAGCGGCTAAGGTAATCGAAAATACACAGCGAGACCTCAATATCGCCCTGATCAATGAATTTGCCCTCCTCTTCAATCGTCTGGAAATTGACACCGAAGCCGTCCTGAAGGCCGCGGGAACCAAGTGGAACTTTTTGAAGTTCACCCCTGGCCTGGTCGGCGGCCATTGTATCGGGGTTGATCCCTATTACCTCTGCCATAAGGCCCAGGAAGTCGGATATCACCCGGATGTCATCCTCGCCGGGAGGAGGATCAATGACAATATGGGAAACTATGTAGCGGGGGAGGTCGTCAAACTCATGACCCGAAAGCGGATTCAGGTTGGCGGAAGTCGTATCCTGATCCTGGGCCTGACCTTCAAAGAAAACTGCCCCGATATCCGAAATACGCGGGTGATTGATATTGTTCAAGAGTTTGAGAAGTATCAAGCTGAGGTCGATATCTATGATCCCTGGGCAGACCCCCCGGAAGTTGAGCGCGAATATGGAATCAAACTGGTCGGGACCTTGTCCGAACATTGCTATGACGCCATCATTCTGGCCGTTCCACACAAGCAGTTTAAAGAATGGGGGAAAGACGACCTTGTTCGTTACACCCGGGAAGTTTCAGTGATCTACGACATTAAGCATCTCTTCGACCGGGCTTGGGTAGATGGAAGGCTTTAGGTCATGAAGATTCTCATCACCGGGTCCGCCGGGTTCATCGGCTTTCATCTTACCCAACGGCTTCTCTCAGAAGGAGAAGAGCTTGTCGGCCTCGATAATCTGAACGATTATTATGATGTCCGGCTCAAGACCGAACGCTTAAAAAAATTGGACGAATCGTCTCGGTTTCGTTTCCTCAAAATGGATCTGGCGTATAAAGAAGGCCTGGAAGACCTTTTTCAGAAAGAGCGCTTTGACCGGGTGATCCATCTCGCCGCACAAGCGGGGGTCCGCTACAGTCTCGAAAACCCCCATGTCTATATCGAAAGCAATCTGATGGGTTTTCTTAATATCCTCGAAGGCTGTCGACATACCAAGGTGCCCCACCTGGTCTACGCCTCCTCCAGTTCGGTCTATGGAGCGAACACCCGGATGCCTTTTTCCATTCATGACAATGTGGACCATCCGGTTTCCCTTTATGGTGCGACAAAAAAAGCCAATGAACTGATGGCCCACGCTTATGCCCACCTTTACCAAGTCCCGACCACCGGCCTTCGATTTTTTACCGTTTACGGCCCGTGGGGCAGACCCGACATGGCTCTCTTTCTTTTCACAAAAGCCATCCTCGACGGAAAACCGATTGACGTATTTAATTATGGCCGGATGCAGCGAGATTTCACCTATGTCGATGATATCGTGGAAGGAATTGTCCGGGTCACGGAAAAGATCCCTTCACCTGATCCAACATGGGACGGGGCAAGCCCTGATCCGGGAACCAGCAAGGCGCCCTATAAAGTTTACAACATCGGGAACAACAACCCTGTCGAACTTTTGAGGCTGATCGAGGTCCTGGAAGATTGTCTCGGCAAAAAAGCAGAACGTCGGCTTTTGCCGATTCAAGCGGGGGATGTACCTGCAACCTATGCCGACGTTGATGATCTGATGCGGGATGTCGGTTTCAAACCGGCGACGCCGATTGAAGAAGGGGTTCAACGCTTTGTCGCCTGGTATAAAGATTATTATCGACTGAAATAGCCCGGTTCATGTCATTTACTTCAAAAATACAAAAGCGTTTCCTCTCCTTTTCGGCCTTTATTTTTATTCGCGTTCTCATAAATATATGGCAATGGACCTGCCGGATTGAAGTTAAGGGCCCTCTCCTAGAAACCCTCAAGGGAGACGAGCCTGTAATCCTGACCTGCTGGCACCAGGACATGATCTTCAACTATGCCTATCTCCTGAAGATCAACCCGCGGCGAAAAATCGCGACGATTGTCAGTCACAGTGAAGATGGAGATCTCGCCGCCTCTGTCATCCAAAAACTGGGGGCAATCGTGGTCCGCGGCTCCAGTTCAAGAGGGGGGAGAGAAGCCTTGGGGGGGCTGACCCGAACCGTCCTTCGAGAAAAAGCAATCGGGATGATCGTCTGCGACGGCCCGAAACCACCGGGACGCATCGTCAAGCCCGGCATTCTCTTGTTGGCGCGAAAATCCGGCTGTCCGATTATGGCGATACGCTCCTGGAGTGATCGGGGGTTTCTCTTTAAAAAAAGCTGGTCGAAGCTTCATGTGGTTTTTCCCTTCTCTCGTGTCGTTATCTGGTCGGCAGCCCCACTCTCCATCCCGACCAACACAAAAAAACCAGAAATGTTGACCTTCCGACTGCATATTGAAAAGGGCTTGAATGATATGGCCGATCTGTCTGAAAGTCACTTTAAGCAACCAGACTGAATCTTCGGATTATGGAATTGACTCTCCCCTGAAGATTTGATAGCTTGCCCCCATGCGGACCAAGCTTTTTCTTAAACCATTTAAGCTTTCTGTCCCCGGCACGGCTGTCACCGGGATCACCGGGGGCGTGGTAGGTTCGTTCATGGGCGGACCCGTTTTCATTGTCGTCATGGCCTTGATCGGCGCACTGATTGGAAACGTCGTGTGGATGATGGGCGGGCAGGACTTTTTTCTCTATGTTGTGGTCGGGGTCTTCCTCGGTATTGGACTCGCAATCTTTATTAGTGGAATGGAAGCGGCATTGCTCGGTGCGGGAACCGGCGGAGCGATTGGGGGGTTTATCGCGGTGAATAAGAGCATGCTCACTAAGTAAAACCGCCGATCGTCCACAAGTCTCCTCACCGTACGTGAGTACGCCTCGGTCGCCCTTGTGACCTCTGGCCTTGTCTTGTGGACGACTTGGCGATTTTACGATACTGATCGCATACATTAGGATACAAGATTTATTGACAATGAATTCAGATTTAGATAAAGTCACCTACAGATCAAACATAGGTTGGACAGGATGATTCAAGGAAAGAGTGAGATTAAAAAGATTTCTGCCAAGGTGGGGAAGCCCTTCCAGATCCGGATCTGGGAAGACCGGACCAAGGGGGGATGTCGTTTTGTCCCGACCTTTGATACAGGCATTTTAAGACTTTTGAGTGACGAATATGACCGAATGCGGAACATTCGCGTGACCGATTCGGGGATGCGGTCTTTTGAATTTGTCGCACTGTCTTCCGGAAAGACCACCATTGAACTTGAATCAAGATATGGCTGGAAATTCTCCGCCGAAAGTCATCTAAGCTACGAAGTGGATATCACCCAATAACGAAAGGTATTTCAAATAATGGTCCCATCGTCTAGTGGCCTAGGACGTTGGCCTCTCACGCCGAAAACACGGGTTCGAACCCCGTTGGGACCACCAGTTTTTCAACAGCTTGCGTTCTTTCCTTGCTCTTCATCATTCTCATAGCGTCTTACCTTTTGCAGACCTGTCAGTCTTCTGATCTGTTTTCCCTGGAAGGTTTTTTCAATCTCCAATGAATGCAACCTTTCACGTATAATTTGTTTTTATGGTAAAGTTTATGTTATAAAGTGATTTTATCAACGGACAATATCCCCAAAGGCATGATATTGAGTAGGTATTTTTCTTCCCAGCGTGTCGGTACTTTTGCACTGCTCTTTCCGATGCTTCTCCTGCCGATGCTACACCTTCACCCGGCATACGAACATGTGCGAGGGGATGCGGAAGGTCATCAGCATCAATCTGCTGTTCATATCAATTTCTTTCCAGAGGTGACCCATGGGCACGAACGTCAGGATGATCATGATCAAGGTGTGCTGGATTTTGGCCTTTCAATAGATGTCTCACACCATAGCCTTTCCCAAGTTGCCCTCCTTCCCCTCCATATAGGACAATCTTTCCAATTCTCTTCAGTATTCAAGAAAAATCTGCTCGCCTTAGATCAGGGTTCGCCTGACCTCTCCATGCTTTTCCATTTTCAAAGAGGGGCTCTGGTACGCCTGAGTATCCCTCCTCTACAAACAAGCCAATTTTCACCCCCCTCACTCCGTGCACCTCCCTACTCCACGTAAATTCCTAAAACCATCCATCTTTAATCGCTAAAACTTTAGGCCTTTTTTCAAAGAGGTGCGTTCTTATTCGTAACGTAGCGGAGGAATTCTATGCGTTTTAATCCCATATTCGTCCTAAGTCTTGTTCTGGCGACAGGACTTTCCGGATGTAACACTTCACGTGAAAATATTAAATGGCCGGTACCGCGTCCCCTGGGTCATGACATCGCGGTCTTTCGTCCACCGGAAACACCGGGAAAGAGGGTGCCCCCCTCCTCGGTGAAGGAACCCGACGGCGAGATCACCTTGAGAAAAGCGATCGCCCTGGCACTCCTGAACAACCCGGAGTTGAAAGCATTCTCATGGGCGCTGCGAGCCCGTGAGGCCGGAAGACTGCAAGCCAGTCTAAGACCAAACCCGGAAATCGGAATTACCATCGAAAACATGGCTGGCTCCGGTGCCTTCAGCGGTACAGATGAAGCAGAAACGACGATACAACTGAGCCAAGTGATTGAGCTCGGGGCAAAGCGATTTGCAAGAACCCAGGCTGCGACACGTCAGCGGGATCTGACAGGATGGGAATATGAAATAAAGCGGATGGAAGTGTTTACCCGGGTATCGAAGGCCTTTACCGCCATCTTAAGTGCGCAAGAACGCCTCATCTTGATTGAAGAGGTTCTGCGCATCGGGAGACAGGTGGTCGAAACCGTCTCTGCAAGGGTGGATGCCGGAAAAACCTCCCCGGTTGAGGAAATTAAGGTAAAAGTCGCCCTTGCATCCATCCAAATTAAATTGGAACGTGCCAAGCGGGCCTTAATCGTTTCCCGACAACATCTGGGGGCAACATGGGGAAACACTGATCCGTTTTTTAAGCGGGCCAAGGGTCGACTTTCCTTTGTCTCTGGAATCCCGTCTCAAGAAAAATTGATGCAAAGTCTGACACAAAACCCGGAACTCGCGCGGTGGTCTGCTGAACTTTCAAGCCGTCAGGCCCTCATTGTTTTGGAAAAGAGTAAAGCCATTCCGGATCTGAACATCAGCGGCGGCCTCCGGCGTTTAAGCGGACCGGGTGAGGATGTTTTTGTCGTGGGGCTTTCCTTCCCGCTTCCTTTGATGAATCAAAATCAGGGGGGGATCCTGGAAGCGCGTCATGAACTTGCGAGGGCGGAAGAAGCGCGCCGCGCGGTCGAAGTCCGGATCAATATTGCGCTGACCGATGCCTACAACAGGCTGGCGACGGCGCGTGCCGAGCTTTCTGCGCTCAATCGTAACGTGCTTCCCGGGGCGCAAGAAACCTTTGATGCGATGAGTGAGGGCTATCGTTTAGGAAAATTCAGTCTGATGGATATGCTGGACACTCAGCGGACGATTTCTGATGTGAAAAGTCAACATCTGGATGCATTGACAGATTACCATATGGCCCTTTTTGATTTGGAGCAACTCATCGGGGAATCAATACCGAATAAGCCAATAAACGCGGACAAATCGATGGCAGATGAGAAGAAAAGGGAGGACGCTCGATGAAAAATTTTACAGAGATGATTTTAAAAATGGTGTCGGGGCTTATATTGCTGTTTGTTCTCATCATGGGGACAGCCGATCCGGTCAAAAGCGCAGAATCGCCTCATCTTGTTTTGACACTGACCGATGAAGTGATTACCAATGCTCAAATCACAGTTGAAACGGCCAGGCCCGTTCAAATAAAAACCGCCCTGACCTTTGCGGGTCAGGTGAAGCTGAACATCAAAAAGGTGGCCCATGTTGTTCCCAGGCTTTCCGGAATCGTGAGTGAAATCCGAAAAACTCTAGGGGATGTGGTCAAAAAAAACGAAGTCATTGCTGTCATTGAGAGCCGAGAGCTGGCCAATGCCAAAAGTGATTATATCGAAGCCGTAAATCGGCTCGCATTTGCCCGGAATTCTTTTACCAGAGAAGAAGCGCTTTTAAAACAAAAGATCTCTGCAAAAGAGGATTATTTTGCCAGCCGTCAGGCCCTGCAAGAAGCGGAACTGGAAAAATACGTGACTGGACAGGATTTATTTGCCCTAGGGTTGCGTTCTGCTGAACTTTCGGGGCTCGTGAATATCCCGAAGGGAAAAGAGCGTCTCATTATTTTTTCCGGTCAGTCCCTGACACGGTATGAGCTTCGTGCCGCAATGAGTGGCATTGTGATCGAAGAAAATGTGATCTTGGGTAAGGCGGTGGACAAAAAGACTCCGCTTTTTGTTTTGGCCGATATGGGCGAGATCTGGGTGGATGCCCAAGTGCTGGCCAAAGATTTGAACCGTCTCAAGGTGGGTCAAAATGCAAGGGTGACTTCCAAAAACGCAGGCCTGGGAGGATTGGGAGAGGTGATTTATATCGGACCACGCTTCGACGAAAAAACCCAGATGGGGATGGTCCGCTTAAGGCTTCAAAACCCGGACGGGAAATGGCGTCCCGGACTCTTTGTCTCGGTGGATCTGGTTCGGGAAGAGGTGGCGGCCCCAGTAGCTGTTTCTGTGAGTGCGATACAGGTTATCGGGGATCGTAGCGCGCTCTTTATTCAGGTTGGAAAGCGTTTTGAACTCCGCCCCGTAAAGCTAGGGATCTCAGACGGGCGTCAGGTCGAAATTCTGGAAGGTCTTTCCGGTGGAGAGCAGGTCGTCACCCGGAACAGTTTTGTCATCAAGGCTGAATGGCTGAACCAGGGAGGTGAACTGAAATGATTGCCCATCTCATACGTTTTGTTTTAACGCAGCGGTTGATGGTTCTGGTTACCGCTTTAGGGCTTTCCGCTGCCGGCGCGTGGTCCTTTCTGCAGTTGCCGATTGATGCCTTTCCTGATGTTTCATCCCCTCAAGTGGTCATCATTGTAAAAGCGCCTGGTATGGCACCTCTGGAGGTGGAGCAGCGGATCACCCGCTTGATTGAGGTCGAGGTGAATGGCATCCCTCGCCAGACGGTTCTGCGTTCCCTGACAAAATATGCACTTTCTTCCATTACGATTGATTTTGAAGAAGGCACCGATATCTATTGGGCACGGCAGCAAGTCTCCGAACGGCTCAACCAGGTCTGGAGCAGCCTGCCCAGCGGTGTGGAGGCCGGACTCGCACCAATCATCACCCCATTAGGTGAAGCCTACATGTTCATGGTCGAGGGTGAGGGGCATTCAAACATCGAGTTACGCGGGCTGCTCGATTGGGTGATCCGGCCTCGGCTTCTTTCCGTCGAAGGGGTGGCCGATGTGAATGCACTGGGGGGCGAAGTGAGAAGTTACCACGTGACGCCTGACCCGGAGGCGCTCCTGGCAATGGACCTGAATATCGGCGACCTGAAAAAGGCCCTGGAAAACAATAACCGTAACGCGGGCGGGGACCGGGTCGTCCGAAA
Above is a genomic segment from Candidatus Manganitrophaceae bacterium containing:
- the tviB gene encoding Vi polysaccharide biosynthesis UDP-N-acetylglucosamine C-6 dehydrogenase TviB, with protein sequence MSNLENQYQIAVIGLGYVGLPLAAEFGKRFKTVGFDIDLDRIESLKEGVDTTLEVSSEGLKSAMRLSYTTSLAELKECNFFIVTVPTPIDSYKRPDLSALIRASEFVGAVLKKNDIVVYESTVYPGVTEDICVPILEKASGLRFNRDFFAGYSPERINPGDKEHSFTQILKIVSGSTPEALETIDAVYRSVIQAGTYRAESIQVAEAAKVIENTQRDLNIALINEFALLFNRLEIDTEAVLKAAGTKWNFLKFTPGLVGGHCIGVDPYYLCHKAQEVGYHPDVILAGRRINDNMGNYVAGEVVKLMTRKRIQVGGSRILILGLTFKENCPDIRNTRVIDIVQEFEKYQAEVDIYDPWADPPEVEREYGIKLVGTLSEHCYDAIILAVPHKQFKEWGKDDLVRYTREVSVIYDIKHLFDRAWVDGRL
- a CDS encoding NAD-dependent epimerase, which translates into the protein MKILITGSAGFIGFHLTQRLLSEGEELVGLDNLNDYYDVRLKTERLKKLDESSRFRFLKMDLAYKEGLEDLFQKERFDRVIHLAAQAGVRYSLENPHVYIESNLMGFLNILEGCRHTKVPHLVYASSSSVYGANTRMPFSIHDNVDHPVSLYGATKKANELMAHAYAHLYQVPTTGLRFFTVYGPWGRPDMALFLFTKAILDGKPIDVFNYGRMQRDFTYVDDIVEGIVRVTEKIPSPDPTWDGASPDPGTSKAPYKVYNIGNNNPVELLRLIEVLEDCLGKKAERRLLPIQAGDVPATYADVDDLMRDVGFKPATPIEEGVQRFVAWYKDYYRLK
- a CDS encoding DUF374 domain-containing protein — translated: MSFTSKIQKRFLSFSAFIFIRVLINIWQWTCRIEVKGPLLETLKGDEPVILTCWHQDMIFNYAYLLKINPRRKIATIVSHSEDGDLAASVIQKLGAIVVRGSSSRGGREALGGLTRTVLREKAIGMIVCDGPKPPGRIVKPGILLLARKSGCPIMAIRSWSDRGFLFKKSWSKLHVVFPFSRVVIWSAAPLSIPTNTKKPEMLTFRLHIEKGLNDMADLSESHFKQPD
- a CDS encoding TolC family protein, which codes for MRFNPIFVLSLVLATGLSGCNTSRENIKWPVPRPLGHDIAVFRPPETPGKRVPPSSVKEPDGEITLRKAIALALLNNPELKAFSWALRAREAGRLQASLRPNPEIGITIENMAGSGAFSGTDEAETTIQLSQVIELGAKRFARTQAATRQRDLTGWEYEIKRMEVFTRVSKAFTAILSAQERLILIEEVLRIGRQVVETVSARVDAGKTSPVEEIKVKVALASIQIKLERAKRALIVSRQHLGATWGNTDPFFKRAKGRLSFVSGIPSQEKLMQSLTQNPELARWSAELSSRQALIVLEKSKAIPDLNISGGLRRLSGPGEDVFVVGLSFPLPLMNQNQGGILEARHELARAEEARRAVEVRINIALTDAYNRLATARAELSALNRNVLPGAQETFDAMSEGYRLGKFSLMDMLDTQRTISDVKSQHLDALTDYHMALFDLEQLIGESIPNKPINADKSMADEKKREDAR
- a CDS encoding HlyD family efflux transporter periplasmic adaptor subunit, whose product is MKNFTEMILKMVSGLILLFVLIMGTADPVKSAESPHLVLTLTDEVITNAQITVETARPVQIKTALTFAGQVKLNIKKVAHVVPRLSGIVSEIRKTLGDVVKKNEVIAVIESRELANAKSDYIEAVNRLAFARNSFTREEALLKQKISAKEDYFASRQALQEAELEKYVTGQDLFALGLRSAELSGLVNIPKGKERLIIFSGQSLTRYELRAAMSGIVIEENVILGKAVDKKTPLFVLADMGEIWVDAQVLAKDLNRLKVGQNARVTSKNAGLGGLGEVIYIGPRFDEKTQMGMVRLRLQNPDGKWRPGLFVSVDLVREEVAAPVAVSVSAIQVIGDRSALFIQVGKRFELRPVKLGISDGRQVEILEGLSGGEQVVTRNSFVIKAEWLNQGGELK